One stretch of Chryseobacterium fluminis DNA includes these proteins:
- a CDS encoding FeoA family protein has product MKEKNLHKLSAFPKNKLGKISGYDNEHLKMPNKIIEMGLLPETSFRILYQAPFNGPMYVEFGEEKSRIALREEEGDFIIVEELI; this is encoded by the coding sequence TTGAAAGAGAAGAATTTACATAAGTTGAGTGCTTTTCCCAAAAATAAACTGGGAAAAATATCGGGGTATGATAACGAACATCTGAAGATGCCCAATAAGATCATTGAAATGGGTCTTCTGCCGGAGACATCGTTCCGAATTTTGTACCAGGCTCCGTTCAACGGACCTATGTATGTAGAATTTGGAGAAGAAAAAAGCCGTATTGCCCTTCGGGAAGAGGAAGGAGATTTTATTATTGTTGAAGAATTGATTTGA
- a CDS encoding GLPGLI family protein translates to MKKLFSLFFIMVLVFAHAQESKETANRFFYELTFKPKKDSAKLDKVIAILDITGKKSIYQDYTVPAQDSIIKSAVEEMEKTKTFKDMSKLVKMPKFSYKIVKTYPDMKQQYVDRISMNLFGFDDQVTLNWNILPEKEKIGAYNTQKATTEFGGRKWTAWFTTEVPFQDGPYKFYGLPGLIVKIEDTEKNYSWKLSGNKKIENYEELTYSDKINAKYGIPTTVTPTTKEKFDKAYTGYKQDPMAEFRQKISPEMMTMKMPGSDITIGDFAKKQEKIAKDFFNANDNPIEKNQVQDKKKK, encoded by the coding sequence ATGAAAAAACTATTCTCTTTATTCTTTATCATGGTTCTGGTTTTTGCTCATGCACAGGAATCTAAAGAAACGGCAAACCGCTTTTTCTATGAACTGACCTTTAAACCAAAGAAAGACTCTGCAAAGCTCGATAAAGTAATCGCCATACTGGACATTACAGGAAAAAAATCCATCTATCAGGATTATACCGTTCCTGCACAGGATTCCATTATTAAATCTGCTGTAGAAGAAATGGAAAAAACCAAGACTTTCAAGGATATGAGCAAGCTGGTAAAAATGCCGAAGTTTTCATATAAAATTGTGAAAACATATCCGGATATGAAACAGCAGTATGTCGACAGAATCAGTATGAATTTATTTGGTTTTGATGATCAGGTTACCTTAAACTGGAATATTTTACCGGAAAAAGAAAAAATAGGAGCGTATAATACTCAGAAGGCAACTACGGAATTCGGCGGAAGAAAATGGACTGCCTGGTTTACGACAGAAGTTCCTTTTCAGGATGGACCTTATAAATTCTACGGGCTGCCGGGCTTAATTGTAAAAATTGAGGACACTGAGAAAAATTATTCATGGAAACTGAGCGGAAATAAAAAAATCGAAAATTATGAAGAATTGACCTATTCTGACAAGATCAATGCTAAATATGGGATTCCTACTACCGTGACCCCTACGACTAAAGAAAAGTTTGATAAAGCTTACACCGGATATAAGCAGGATCCGATGGCTGAATTCCGTCAGAAAATAAGCCCTGAAATGATGACTATGAAAATGCCGGGCTCGGATATTACGATTGGGGATTTTGCCAAAAAACAGGAAAAAATAGCAAAAGATTTTTTTAACGCCAACGATAATCCGATTGAAAAAAATCAGGTTCAGGATAAAAAGAAAAAATAG
- a CDS encoding cupin-like domain-containing protein produces MGINLKPIDVVDDITQEEFIEKYLKPRKPVVIKNMARKWPAYQKWTMEYMKEVVGDVEVPLYDSKKADPAAPINTPTTKMKFADYIDLIQKEPTDLRIFFFDPIKHAPKLLEDYISPKALMGGFLDKYPSMFFGGRSSVTFLHFDIDLAHIFHTHFNGRKHVILFENKWRERLYQIPYATYALEDYDIENPDFEKFPALDGIEGIDCYLEHGDTLFMPTGWWHWMKYLDGSFSLSLRAWDKSWTVKAQSLWNLTVQRKFDDIMKSNFKNKYMDWKEKVAIRRAESALKRGLPK; encoded by the coding sequence ATGGGAATTAACTTAAAGCCTATAGATGTTGTAGATGATATTACTCAGGAAGAGTTTATCGAAAAATATCTGAAGCCTAGAAAACCTGTTGTGATTAAAAACATGGCAAGAAAGTGGCCTGCCTACCAAAAATGGACGATGGAATACATGAAGGAGGTAGTCGGGGATGTAGAAGTACCTCTTTACGATTCTAAAAAGGCTGATCCTGCCGCTCCCATTAACACGCCTACCACAAAAATGAAATTCGCAGATTATATTGATCTCATTCAGAAAGAGCCTACAGATCTCAGAATTTTCTTTTTTGACCCTATAAAACATGCCCCGAAACTGCTGGAAGATTATATTTCTCCCAAGGCTCTGATGGGTGGATTTTTAGATAAATATCCGAGTATGTTTTTTGGTGGCAGAAGCTCCGTTACTTTCCTGCATTTTGATATCGATCTTGCGCATATTTTTCACACGCATTTCAATGGAAGAAAGCATGTCATACTTTTTGAAAACAAATGGAGAGAAAGACTTTATCAGATCCCCTATGCGACTTATGCACTTGAAGATTATGATATCGAAAACCCGGACTTTGAAAAATTTCCGGCCCTTGACGGTATAGAAGGTATCGACTGTTATCTGGAGCATGGTGACACTTTATTTATGCCAACCGGCTGGTGGCACTGGATGAAATATCTGGACGGCAGCTTCTCCCTCTCTCTGAGAGCCTGGGATAAGTCATGGACTGTAAAGGCGCAATCATTATGGAATCTTACGGTTCAGCGTAAGTTTGATGATATCATGAAGTCCAATTTTAAAAACAAATACATGGACTGGAAAGAAAAAGTTGCTATTAGACGAGCTGAATCCGCTTTAAAAAGAGGTTTACCCAAATAA
- a CDS encoding M14 family metallopeptidase encodes MKLKYLLFFLIFSLTSAQNNYQTPFEKGNGNQTVTYDEMNAYYQNLSQNFSVIQYLKKGEDDNGKPIYVVIYNPFPEKDLNKLRKDKAILFVNNGIHPGEPDGIDATMMLMRDLASKKIKTPQNVVVAAISAYNVSGMLNRGSFSRANQNGPEQYGFRGNAGNYDLNRDFIKADSKNARSFQEIYHWLKPDVFIDNHVSNGADYQYTFTYISTFKERLGKVLGDYFYNSYQAGNLEDLKKLGYESTPYVNIHGDVPEVGFASFEDSPRYSTGYTTLFNSLGTVPETHMLKPYDKRVDATYKYMLISLQNLDKDYKKIKQLRIENLKQYQAGKQYGIRWKIDSTKYSSMDFKGYEGKYKPSEISGKPRLYYDRTKPFTKKIKLFTTAVPTGYITIPKYYVIPRSQYRVIEELRRNQIQMKMIQRDSTIAVQSYKINDFKTVKNPYEGHYLHFETTVEKSDKMQSFSAGDYIVSTSQEGIKYIIETLEPEAIDSFFNWNFFDGIVAQKEYYSAYIFEDTAAELLKKDKGLRRRFEAKKASDKKFAEDGTAQLDWIYINSPYFEEKTFRQYPVCRIL; translated from the coding sequence ATGAAACTGAAATATCTCCTGTTTTTCCTTATTTTTTCCTTAACATCAGCGCAGAATAACTATCAGACGCCTTTTGAAAAAGGAAATGGAAATCAGACCGTTACTTATGACGAGATGAATGCCTATTATCAAAACTTATCTCAAAATTTCAGCGTTATCCAGTATCTGAAAAAAGGAGAAGATGACAACGGAAAGCCAATCTATGTGGTCATTTATAATCCTTTTCCGGAGAAAGATTTAAACAAGCTGAGAAAAGACAAGGCCATCCTCTTTGTTAATAATGGAATACATCCCGGCGAACCTGATGGAATCGATGCAACCATGATGCTGATGAGAGATTTAGCCTCAAAGAAAATCAAAACCCCGCAGAACGTTGTCGTTGCCGCAATCTCAGCCTATAATGTGAGCGGCATGCTGAATCGCGGTTCATTTTCCAGAGCCAATCAGAATGGTCCCGAACAATACGGTTTCAGGGGAAATGCAGGAAATTATGATCTAAACAGGGATTTCATAAAAGCAGATTCTAAAAATGCCCGGAGTTTCCAGGAAATCTACCATTGGCTGAAACCCGATGTTTTTATTGATAACCATGTAAGCAACGGCGCAGATTATCAATATACATTTACCTATATTTCCACTTTTAAAGAACGTTTGGGAAAGGTGTTGGGCGATTATTTTTATAACAGCTATCAGGCTGGAAATCTTGAGGATTTAAAGAAACTGGGCTACGAAAGTACACCGTACGTCAATATTCACGGGGATGTTCCGGAAGTGGGATTTGCTTCGTTTGAAGATTCACCCAGATATTCTACAGGGTATACGACGCTGTTCAATTCTTTGGGAACCGTCCCGGAAACCCACATGCTAAAACCGTATGACAAAAGAGTAGATGCGACCTACAAATATATGCTGATAAGTCTTCAGAATTTAGATAAAGATTACAAAAAGATAAAACAGCTTCGAATTGAAAATTTAAAGCAGTACCAGGCAGGAAAACAATATGGAATCCGGTGGAAAATAGACTCGACGAAATATTCTTCGATGGATTTTAAAGGATATGAAGGAAAATATAAACCCAGCGAAATTTCCGGTAAGCCAAGACTGTACTATGATCGTACCAAACCCTTTACGAAAAAAATAAAACTCTTTACAACCGCCGTTCCGACAGGATATATCACCATTCCGAAATATTACGTGATTCCCCGGTCGCAATACCGCGTGATCGAAGAGCTGAGAAGGAATCAGATCCAGATGAAAATGATTCAGCGTGACAGCACTATTGCTGTACAATCTTATAAAATTAATGATTTTAAGACTGTGAAAAACCCTTATGAAGGGCATTATCTGCATTTTGAAACCACTGTTGAAAAGTCCGATAAAATGCAGAGTTTCTCTGCGGGGGATTATATTGTCTCAACCAGCCAGGAAGGCATAAAATATATTATCGAAACCCTGGAACCGGAAGCAATAGACTCCTTCTTCAACTGGAATTTTTTTGATGGCATCGTAGCGCAGAAAGAATACTATTCCGCGTATATTTTTGAAGATACGGCAGCAGAATTACTGAAAAAAGATAAAGGTCTTAGGCGGAGATTTGAAGCGAAGAAAGCCTCTGATAAAAAATTTGCCGAGGACGGAACTGCCCAGCTGGATTGGATCTATATCAATTCGCCTTACTTCGAGGAAAAAACCTTCAGACAATATCCTGTCTGCAGAATTTTATAA
- a CDS encoding metallophosphoesterase family protein, whose protein sequence is MKRTLAIGDIHGGFKALKQVLKKAAVTENDTLIFLGDYVDGWSESSDIIQFLIRLSDKQQCIFIKGNHDAWAEDWLSFGRAPEVWLSNGGRSTVDSYAEYSQENLEAHLEFFQRMKNFYVDEENRLFIHAGYSSMHGPEKEVYTSNYRWDRTLWETAVAMDRKLSKNSELYPKRLLLYNEIFIGHTPTLHLGFREPLNKANVWNLDTGAAFMGALTIMDVETKAFWQSDPLPLLYPDEKGRNNDNARSKKH, encoded by the coding sequence ATGAAAAGAACATTGGCAATCGGTGACATCCACGGTGGATTCAAAGCACTGAAACAGGTTTTGAAAAAAGCTGCTGTCACTGAAAACGACACCTTAATTTTCCTGGGAGACTATGTTGATGGCTGGAGTGAATCTTCAGACATCATCCAGTTTTTAATCAGACTTTCCGATAAACAGCAATGCATTTTTATCAAAGGCAATCATGATGCCTGGGCAGAAGACTGGCTTTCTTTCGGAAGAGCTCCCGAGGTCTGGCTTTCAAATGGCGGTCGGAGTACAGTTGACAGTTATGCTGAATACAGTCAGGAAAATTTAGAAGCTCATCTGGAATTTTTTCAGAGGATGAAAAACTTTTATGTTGATGAAGAAAACCGTCTGTTTATTCATGCCGGTTATTCCTCAATGCACGGGCCGGAGAAAGAAGTGTATACCAGTAATTACCGTTGGGACAGAACGCTGTGGGAAACGGCTGTCGCTATGGATAGAAAATTATCCAAAAATTCAGAACTGTATCCCAAAAGACTGCTTTTATACAATGAAATTTTCATTGGTCATACACCTACCTTACACTTAGGATTCAGGGAACCTCTCAACAAGGCAAACGTCTGGAATCTGGATACCGGTGCCGCTTTTATGGGAGCTCTGACAATCATGGATGTTGAAACCAAGGCATTCTGGCAAAGCGATCCGCTTCCGTTGTTGTATCCTGATGAAAAAGGAAGGAACAATGATAATGCAAGGTCCAAAAAACACTGA
- a CDS encoding RNA 2'-phosphotransferase has protein sequence MNEKERKKISKFISLVLRHKPEVIHLNIDEYGWADVDELMAKSANHGNGFTFEELEEMVETNDKKRFVFNEDKTRIRANQGHSIDIDLALKPQQPPEFLYHGTAQSNIDSILRNGIEKRNRQHVHLSQDKETATRVGMRHGKPVILIIRTKEMSEDGIAFYLSENNVWLTDFVDAKYVSN, from the coding sequence ATGAATGAAAAAGAAAGAAAAAAAATAAGTAAATTTATAAGTTTAGTACTAAGACATAAACCTGAAGTCATCCATTTAAATATAGATGAATACGGCTGGGCAGACGTTGATGAATTAATGGCAAAGTCGGCAAATCATGGTAATGGCTTTACCTTTGAAGAACTTGAGGAAATGGTAGAAACCAACGATAAAAAAAGGTTTGTATTCAATGAAGATAAAACCAGAATCAGGGCAAACCAAGGACATTCGATTGATATTGATCTGGCCCTTAAACCACAGCAGCCCCCGGAATTCCTGTATCACGGAACAGCGCAAAGTAATATCGATTCTATTTTGCGGAATGGGATTGAAAAAAGAAACCGGCAGCACGTTCATCTGAGTCAGGATAAAGAGACCGCTACTAGAGTGGGTATGCGTCATGGTAAACCGGTTATTCTGATCATCAGAACAAAGGAAATGTCCGAAGACGGAATAGCGTTTTATCTGTCGGAGAATAACGTCTGGCTGACCGATTTTGTGGATGCAAAATATGTTTCGAATTAA
- a CDS encoding ADP-ribosylglycohydrolase family protein: MKNSVKAGIFGVCIGDALGVPVEFKTREDLKRSPVTRMLEYMSWNQPKGTWSDDSSLTLCLADELAKGYDLEKIGQSFVKWNRYGHWTAHGKLFDIGGTTRHAIARLIKGESARFSGNIFEEDNGNGSLMRILPLAFYLKEEEDTGKVYQTVKEVSSITHGHFRSVFSCFIYIIFAIELLKGKDKKETYRHVQELALELAEIQGFNPDEVQLFDRILKYDISAYPEDEIRGSGYVLHSLEASLWCLLNSESYAEAVLKAVNLGEDTDTTGAITGGIAGIYYGFENIPEEWVSELVRKDDIEKLCGRLENKLMN, encoded by the coding sequence ATGAAAAATAGCGTAAAAGCAGGGATTTTTGGAGTCTGTATCGGCGATGCTCTGGGTGTTCCTGTCGAATTTAAAACCAGAGAAGATCTAAAACGGTCTCCGGTAACCCGAATGTTGGAATATATGTCCTGGAATCAGCCAAAAGGAACCTGGAGTGATGACAGTTCGCTCACACTTTGCCTTGCAGATGAATTGGCAAAAGGATATGATCTGGAAAAGATAGGACAGAGCTTTGTAAAATGGAACCGATACGGACACTGGACTGCCCACGGAAAGCTTTTCGATATAGGCGGTACAACCAGACATGCTATCGCAAGATTGATCAAAGGAGAAAGTGCCCGGTTTTCAGGAAATATTTTTGAAGAAGATAACGGGAACGGTTCCTTAATGAGAATTCTTCCCCTGGCCTTTTACCTTAAAGAGGAAGAAGATACCGGGAAAGTCTATCAAACCGTTAAAGAGGTCTCATCCATTACACACGGACACTTCCGATCGGTCTTCTCCTGTTTCATCTATATCATTTTTGCAATTGAATTATTGAAAGGAAAAGATAAAAAAGAAACCTATCGGCATGTTCAGGAATTGGCTTTGGAATTGGCAGAAATTCAGGGTTTTAACCCAGATGAGGTTCAGCTTTTCGACAGGATTTTGAAGTACGATATTTCAGCATATCCGGAAGATGAAATCAGAGGCAGCGGCTATGTTCTTCACAGTCTCGAAGCTTCTTTATGGTGTCTTCTAAATTCTGAAAGCTATGCTGAAGCAGTGTTGAAAGCAGTGAATTTAGGAGAAGATACCGATACAACAGGAGCCATCACAGGAGGAATTGCAGGAATTTATTATGGATTTGAAAATATTCCTGAAGAATGGGTGTCGGAGCTTGTAAGGAAAGATGATATTGAAAAATTATGTGGTAGGCTAGAAAACAAATTAATGAATTAA
- a CDS encoding SIR2 family NAD-dependent protein deacylase yields MKKLTILTGAGISAESGIKTFRDGDGLWENHSITDVASPEGWRKDRALVLEFYNQRRRQLHEVEPNDAHRLIADLEKYFEVQIITQNIDDLHERAGSSNILHLHGELFKSCSCSNKSLIYEQREDIKIGDKGEDGAQLRPFIVWFGEDVPLMKEATKKVKEADIFLVIGTSLQVYPAAGLLHDINDDCLLIVINPNETGFGYGQRAVVMKETATNGMRILFDKLVSLAR; encoded by the coding sequence ATGAAAAAACTAACCATATTAACCGGCGCCGGAATCAGTGCCGAAAGCGGAATAAAAACATTCAGAGACGGAGACGGCCTCTGGGAAAATCATAGCATTACAGACGTTGCAAGCCCGGAAGGATGGCGAAAAGACAGAGCTTTGGTATTGGAATTCTACAACCAGAGACGAAGACAGCTTCATGAAGTGGAACCCAATGACGCGCATCGGTTAATTGCAGATTTAGAGAAGTATTTTGAAGTTCAGATTATTACGCAAAACATTGACGATCTGCATGAAAGAGCAGGTTCTTCAAATATTCTTCATCTACATGGAGAATTGTTCAAATCATGCTCGTGCAGTAATAAAAGTCTGATTTACGAACAGAGAGAAGATATAAAGATCGGTGATAAAGGGGAAGACGGCGCCCAGCTGAGACCCTTTATCGTTTGGTTCGGGGAAGATGTTCCGTTGATGAAAGAAGCCACGAAAAAAGTAAAAGAAGCCGATATTTTCCTCGTTATCGGAACTTCTCTGCAGGTATATCCGGCAGCAGGATTACTTCATGATATTAACGATGACTGCCTTTTAATTGTCATCAATCCCAATGAAACAGGGTTTGGTTACGGACAAAGAGCCGTTGTGATGAAAGAAACCGCCACAAACGGAATGAGAATATTATTTGATAAATTAGTATCTCTGGCCCGATGA
- a CDS encoding O-acetyl-ADP-ribose deacetylase: MNIELIKGDITRVEADAVVNAANSSLLGGGGVDGAIHRAGGGAILEECKAIRNRQGKCRTGEAVVTTGGNLPAKYVIHTVGPVWDNDAKKSSELLANCYKNSLKLAESLGVKTIAFPNISTGVYRFPKELAGKIAVEEVKNFTSDMIEKVIFVCFDDENEEIYKTLLE, translated from the coding sequence ATGAATATTGAACTGATAAAAGGTGACATTACCAGAGTAGAAGCAGATGCTGTCGTAAATGCTGCAAATTCCTCATTACTTGGCGGAGGCGGAGTGGATGGCGCTATTCACCGTGCCGGCGGCGGCGCTATTTTAGAGGAATGTAAAGCTATCCGAAACCGGCAGGGGAAATGCAGGACAGGAGAAGCAGTGGTAACGACTGGCGGAAATCTTCCTGCAAAATATGTCATTCACACCGTTGGGCCGGTTTGGGATAATGACGCGAAAAAAAGTTCCGAACTTTTAGCAAATTGTTATAAAAATTCCCTGAAATTAGCAGAAAGTCTTGGGGTCAAAACCATCGCTTTTCCTAATATCAGTACAGGAGTGTACCGGTTTCCGAAGGAACTGGCCGGAAAAATTGCTGTTGAGGAAGTGAAAAATTTCACATCAGACATGATTGAAAAAGTCATTTTTGTCTGTTTTGATGATGAAAATGAAGAAATTTATAAAACGTTATTGGAGTAA
- a CDS encoding DUF4291 domain-containing protein produces the protein MKLHLKKYKEQVPDWPEKGYHIMAQYDDEKIIVYQSYRKDIGQFAVENQYFGGAFSLERMTWIKPNFLWMMYRNGWGTKDNQESVLAIHLKLEAFIKYLKNAVYSSYNNELGICREEWQNQVKESSARLQWDPDHDPFGRKLERRAIQIGLRNEFIRTFAKEDIIMIENISGFVKDQHQFILNHDLDSLVIPEEKPLLFTDEDLNQKLRLK, from the coding sequence ATGAAACTCCATTTAAAAAAATATAAAGAACAAGTACCTGACTGGCCTGAAAAGGGATATCACATCATGGCCCAATATGATGATGAAAAAATTATTGTCTATCAATCGTACCGGAAAGATATTGGTCAATTTGCGGTTGAAAATCAGTATTTTGGTGGAGCCTTCAGTTTGGAAAGGATGACCTGGATAAAACCGAATTTTCTTTGGATGATGTACAGGAACGGTTGGGGAACAAAGGACAATCAGGAGTCTGTTTTGGCCATTCACCTAAAATTGGAAGCCTTCATAAAATACCTGAAAAATGCAGTTTATTCTTCTTACAATAACGAATTGGGAATATGCAGAGAAGAATGGCAGAATCAGGTGAAAGAATCCTCTGCAAGATTACAGTGGGACCCGGACCACGATCCTTTTGGCAGGAAATTGGAAAGAAGAGCAATTCAGATTGGTTTGAGAAATGAATTCATCAGGACTTTTGCAAAAGAAGATATTATCATGATTGAAAATATTTCAGGTTTTGTAAAAGACCAACATCAATTTATATTAAACCATGACCTGGATAGCCTGGTGATTCCTGAAGAAAAACCATTGCTCTTTACAGATGAAGATTTAAATCAAAAATTAAGGCTAAAATAA
- a CDS encoding TIGR02452 family protein has protein sequence MTNKGMAKDTLEILAKKYYINEHKEKISIGNEMETCIRETFLFSSEELSEMAENKLPETHFETQFEVWKCSSLKAILQLAEEEDQEKLMCLNFASAKNPGGGFVSGAEAQEESLARTSGLYDSLLQCWEYYDTHRAMESCFYTDMMIYSPKVPVFRKDKGELLNKPVLCNFITSPAVNAGVVKRQEPEREVEIFGAMDVRIDKMLALALRQGNETLILGAWGCGVFRNDPEEIAELFKKHLHGRYENKFKRVVFAILTKKEEVIKPFEEI, from the coding sequence ATGACAAATAAAGGAATGGCAAAAGATACGTTGGAAATATTAGCTAAAAAATATTATATAAACGAGCACAAAGAAAAAATAAGTATAGGAAATGAAATGGAAACCTGTATAAGAGAAACCTTTTTATTTTCATCCGAAGAATTGTCGGAAATGGCAGAAAATAAACTTCCCGAAACCCATTTCGAAACTCAATTTGAAGTTTGGAAATGCAGTTCTTTAAAAGCAATTTTACAGCTGGCCGAAGAAGAAGATCAGGAAAAACTCATGTGTCTGAATTTTGCATCAGCAAAAAATCCGGGAGGAGGTTTCGTCAGCGGGGCAGAAGCACAGGAAGAAAGCCTTGCAAGGACTTCCGGGCTTTATGACAGCTTGCTTCAGTGCTGGGAATATTACGATACACACAGGGCAATGGAATCTTGTTTTTATACAGATATGATGATTTACAGTCCGAAGGTTCCTGTTTTCAGAAAAGACAAAGGAGAATTGTTGAACAAACCTGTTTTATGCAATTTTATCACCTCTCCTGCGGTAAATGCGGGTGTGGTAAAACGTCAGGAACCTGAAAGAGAAGTTGAAATTTTCGGAGCTATGGATGTGAGAATTGATAAAATGTTGGCATTGGCTTTAAGACAAGGGAACGAAACCTTAATTTTAGGAGCTTGGGGATGCGGTGTTTTCAGAAATGATCCGGAAGAAATTGCCGAATTGTTCAAAAAGCATCTTCACGGAAGATATGAAAATAAGTTTAAAAGAGTGGTTTTTGCAATCCTCACGAAGAAAGAGGAAGTAATAAAACCATTTGAGGAAATATAA
- a CDS encoding ADP-ribosylation/crystallin J1: MMKTKTLYRPVGEKEMILIIESNYRKFPPRLEWQPIFYPVLDEDYASEIAEKWNTRDEAGNYLGFVTRFEVLEEVANQYPSQNVGARNHNEMWVPSEELETFNQAIVGNIIVIKVFIGKDFKEAANNKVENLILKLKTNYDK; the protein is encoded by the coding sequence ATGATGAAAACAAAAACCTTATACAGGCCCGTTGGAGAAAAGGAAATGATTTTAATTATCGAAAGTAATTACAGAAAATTTCCGCCAAGATTGGAATGGCAGCCTATTTTTTATCCGGTCTTAGATGAAGATTATGCATCTGAAATTGCAGAAAAATGGAATACAAGGGATGAAGCGGGAAATTATTTGGGCTTTGTAACCCGATTTGAAGTTTTGGAAGAAGTAGCCAACCAGTATCCATCACAAAATGTAGGAGCAAGAAATCATAATGAAATGTGGGTTCCTTCTGAAGAATTGGAAACATTCAATCAGGCCATTGTCGGGAATATTATAGTAATCAAAGTTTTTATAGGAAAAGATTTTAAAGAAGCCGCAAATAATAAGGTAGAAAATTTAATACTAAAATTAAAAACTAATTATGACAAATAA
- a CDS encoding macro domain-containing protein — protein MKTIQYIRGDATSPQTEGKKIVAHICNDIGGWGKGFVKAISNRWSDPENEYRKWFKRGGNFCLGEIQMVQVEETIWVCNMIGQHKITTHSKKVPPIRYEAVEKCLEKLSVGAFEMNASIHMPRIGCGLAGGTWEEIEPIIERTLLKNEVEVYIYDLE, from the coding sequence ATGAAAACAATACAATATATAAGAGGAGACGCTACCAGTCCACAAACAGAAGGAAAGAAGATCGTTGCCCATATCTGCAATGATATCGGAGGTTGGGGAAAAGGTTTTGTGAAGGCCATTTCCAATCGGTGGTCCGATCCTGAAAACGAATATAGAAAATGGTTTAAACGTGGGGGAAATTTCTGTCTTGGTGAAATTCAGATGGTTCAGGTTGAAGAAACTATCTGGGTATGCAATATGATTGGTCAGCATAAAATTACCACCCATTCAAAAAAAGTTCCGCCGATTCGGTATGAAGCTGTTGAAAAGTGTTTAGAAAAGCTTTCTGTTGGAGCTTTCGAAATGAACGCGAGTATACATATGCCTCGAATCGGTTGTGGTCTGGCAGGCGGAACATGGGAAGAAATCGAACCAATTATTGAAAGAACTTTACTGAAAAATGAAGTGGAAGTATATATTTATGATCTTGAATGA